In Shouchella patagoniensis, the following are encoded in one genomic region:
- a CDS encoding NUDIX hydrolase: protein MLHVDEIKNKLMLQKPNTLNNKDAAVLLPLVLIDQELHVLFQVRALTLSAQPGETCFPGGRIDNGDDSPEEAALRELTEEFGIDGSLVSILAPLPTIETPRRGLIHPYAAYIKSLENIQPNKEEVDDWFTIPLSYLLDTPPAIGFMNITIEPGTGFPIEEIANRVAYDKRTYQTPEYFYKYGERIVWGLTSRILQSFIDQLKK, encoded by the coding sequence GTGTTACATGTAGACGAAATTAAAAATAAGTTAATGCTACAAAAACCAAATACACTGAATAATAAAGATGCAGCTGTACTTCTGCCTCTCGTCCTTATTGATCAAGAGCTTCACGTGCTCTTCCAAGTACGCGCCCTCACCCTTAGCGCGCAGCCGGGAGAAACATGTTTTCCAGGAGGAAGAATTGACAATGGTGACGATAGCCCAGAAGAAGCGGCACTAAGAGAACTCACAGAAGAGTTTGGTATTGATGGTTCATTGGTTTCAATTTTAGCCCCTCTTCCTACAATTGAAACGCCAAGACGTGGATTAATCCATCCATATGCTGCGTATATAAAGTCTCTTGAGAACATACAGCCTAATAAAGAGGAAGTTGACGATTGGTTTACGATTCCCCTTTCTTATTTATTAGATACCCCTCCAGCCATTGGGTTTATGAACATCACTATTGAACCCGGAACAGGTTTTCCGATTGAAGAGATTGCTAATCGAGTCGCTTATGATAAGAGAACTTACCAGACGCCAGAGTATTTTTATAAATACGGAGAACGTATCGTATGGGGTCTTACCAGTCGTATTTTACAAAGTTTTATCGATCAACTAAAAAAGTAA